In Variovorax sp. J2L1-78, the following are encoded in one genomic region:
- a CDS encoding PepSY-associated TM helix domain-containing protein, with translation MALASLRILWLRIHRWTGLTLGPLLGITALLGAMLVVAAPLDRLAHPALFTARSAQTTAALPLEPLRQRLVTEFGPQARFTLRPPHQPGETYWVLVRGPWDGTLYLDPATGAEQGRRGTHEGAYNLLFELHSSLLLDDTGKAVLAIAAIAYLLLLATGLVLWWPRRWPPSLRITLDRGLLRGLFDLHRTGGALLGLLIAVSVFTGAYMAWRPLGGFISSALGQPTFKPPAVPKGAPGGPRLSLDALVARAQQVFPGQPIGYVQVPSEPNRAMRVRFRLDDDPHPNGIGSVWLHPLSGDVLATRRWQDLDSGNGMVAVVYPLHTGVLGGPWHQVATALIGLALSGLGLSGVWLWWRRRAGALAARPDAPPRPSPR, from the coding sequence ATGGCGCTCGCCTCCCTGCGCATCCTCTGGCTTCGCATCCACCGCTGGACCGGCCTCACCCTGGGCCCCCTTCTCGGCATCACCGCTCTGCTCGGTGCCATGCTGGTGGTGGCGGCGCCGCTGGATCGCCTCGCGCACCCCGCGCTGTTCACCGCCCGCAGTGCGCAAACCACGGCCGCGCTGCCGCTGGAGCCGCTGCGCCAGCGCCTGGTCACCGAATTCGGTCCGCAGGCCCGCTTCACCCTGCGCCCGCCGCATCAGCCGGGCGAAACCTACTGGGTGCTGGTGCGCGGTCCGTGGGACGGCACGCTGTACCTCGATCCGGCGACCGGCGCGGAGCAGGGCCGGCGCGGCACCCACGAAGGCGCCTACAACCTGCTGTTCGAACTCCACAGCAGCCTGCTGCTGGACGACACCGGCAAGGCCGTGCTGGCCATCGCGGCGATCGCCTACCTGCTGCTGCTCGCCACCGGCCTGGTGCTGTGGTGGCCGCGGCGCTGGCCGCCTTCGCTGCGCATCACGCTCGACCGGGGCCTGCTGCGCGGCCTGTTCGACCTGCACCGCACCGGCGGCGCGCTGCTCGGGCTGCTGATCGCGGTCTCCGTCTTCACCGGCGCCTACATGGCCTGGCGGCCGCTGGGCGGGTTCATCTCGTCGGCGCTCGGCCAGCCGACCTTCAAGCCGCCGGCCGTTCCCAAGGGCGCGCCCGGCGGGCCCCGACTGTCGCTCGACGCGCTGGTGGCGCGCGCCCAGCAGGTGTTTCCCGGCCAGCCGATCGGCTACGTGCAGGTGCCGTCCGAACCGAACCGGGCGATGCGGGTGCGCTTCCGGCTCGATGACGATCCACACCCGAACGGCATCGGCTCGGTCTGGCTGCACCCGCTGAGCGGGGACGTGCTGGCAACGCGCCGCTGGCAGGACCTGGACAGCGGCAACGGCATGGTCGCGGTGGTCTACCCGCTGCACACCGGGGTGCTCGGCGGCCCGTGGCACCAGGTCGCCACGGCCCTGATCGGGCTCGCCTTGAGCGGGCTGGGCCTCAGCGGCGTCTGGCTCTGGTGGCGCCGCCGGGCCGGTGCCTTGGCGGCCCGCCCCGACGCACCACCGCGCCCCAGCCCGCGCTGA
- a CDS encoding TerC family protein — protein MEAFMTPEFWVAVGQIIMIDILLGGDNAVVIALACRKLPPAQRTKGILWGTAGAIVLRVILIFFALTLLAIPFLKIVGALLLLWIGVKLLAPDHDDPHGNIQGSDKLWAAVKTVIVADLVMSVDNVIAIAGAAQGAGGGHQMPLVIFGLLVSIPIIVWGSQLVIKLMDRFPMIITLGGMLLGWIAGTMLISDPAVVRLDAWTWVPKIPQTDIAKYAAGIAGALLVLAIGKWVASRRPKAHDAATV, from the coding sequence ATGGAAGCTTTTATGACCCCGGAATTCTGGGTCGCGGTCGGTCAGATCATCATGATCGACATTCTCTTGGGCGGCGACAACGCCGTCGTCATCGCGCTGGCCTGCCGCAAGCTGCCACCCGCCCAGCGCACGAAGGGCATCCTGTGGGGAACCGCCGGCGCCATCGTCCTGCGCGTCATCCTGATCTTCTTCGCGCTCACGCTGCTGGCCATTCCGTTCCTGAAGATCGTCGGTGCGCTGCTGCTGCTGTGGATCGGCGTGAAGCTGCTGGCACCGGACCATGACGACCCGCACGGCAACATCCAGGGCAGCGACAAGCTTTGGGCAGCCGTCAAGACCGTGATCGTGGCCGACCTGGTGATGAGCGTGGACAACGTGATCGCCATCGCCGGTGCGGCGCAAGGTGCCGGCGGCGGCCACCAGATGCCGCTCGTGATCTTCGGCCTGCTCGTGAGCATCCCGATCATCGTCTGGGGCAGCCAGCTGGTAATCAAGCTGATGGACCGCTTCCCGATGATCATCACGCTGGGCGGCATGCTGCTGGGCTGGATCGCCGGCACGATGCTGATCTCCGACCCGGCCGTGGTGCGCCTGGACGCCTGGACCTGGGTGCCGAAGATTCCGCAGACCGACATCGCCAAGTACGCCGCCGGCATCGCCGGTGCCCTGCTGGTGCTGGCCATCGGCAAATGGGTTGCTTCGCGCCGTCCGAAGGCGCACGATGCAGCCACCGTCTGA
- a CDS encoding TonB-dependent receptor family protein: MALFPISFQAVAAEGDATGSLDAVTVTGDWLGTPTETKVLEHAGARTIIERPQIQESGSSSVRDVLRQVPGVQVQESNGTGGSDISLNVGVRGLTSRLSPRSTILLDGVPLAYAPYGQPQLSLAPLSLGNLEAVDVVRGAGSVRYGPQNVGGIINFVSRAIPKPFTAEASMGVESASHGGGTKTTPSVFIGGTNDNGLGLALLYSGTHGDGWRQSNDHVSIDDLMLKGTYRISKTDDIAVALHHFEGSGRMPGGLTTAQFAANPFQSDRPFDEFTGRRTDGSIRYTHNDGVNKFELLTYYTDSFRGSHLEQEGTGATAGQRRLTAAPRDYTTFAVEPRYSRLFDSGSVVQEVSVGYRYLKEEASETATRSAYYRPRAGFDAYRLANPAYQTSEGGTTAHAFYIDDRIDFGNWTITPGVRHESISSFNNVYTVANNRITGAIFPAIDSDEWLPTLSAMYRLNARWSLFANAGVSFGPQQYAQLAQSTTNLHPEKAKTYELGTHYKGEAWSGELTLFNIDFDKELQLARSITGEVGQWTDLGATRHRGLESGLRYDLGTLSASLKGLSVSGTYTYTQAISKAGVFAGRDLPFYSRQVATLGARYERGPWVFNADVYAQSKQRSPGSPDAGAVYVTQEDATGRLGDIPGYATMNLRAGYDFGRNLSNLKVAVGVKNAFDRRYFNRSVDNNGGKYVGQPRTLYVQASVGF, encoded by the coding sequence ATGGCGCTCTTCCCCATCAGCTTCCAGGCGGTCGCCGCCGAGGGCGATGCCACCGGTTCGCTCGACGCCGTTACCGTCACCGGTGACTGGCTCGGCACGCCGACCGAAACCAAGGTGCTCGAGCACGCCGGTGCGCGGACCATCATCGAGCGCCCGCAGATCCAGGAGAGCGGCTCGAGCAGCGTGCGCGACGTGCTGCGCCAGGTGCCCGGCGTGCAGGTGCAGGAGAGCAACGGCACCGGCGGCAGCGACATCTCGCTGAACGTCGGCGTGCGCGGCCTGACCTCGCGGCTGTCGCCGCGCTCCACCATCCTGCTGGACGGCGTGCCGCTCGCCTATGCGCCCTACGGCCAACCGCAGCTGTCGCTGGCGCCGCTGTCGCTGGGCAACCTCGAGGCGGTCGACGTGGTGCGCGGCGCGGGCTCGGTGCGCTACGGACCCCAGAACGTCGGGGGCATCATCAACTTCGTGTCGCGTGCGATTCCGAAGCCGTTCACGGCCGAGGCCAGCATGGGCGTCGAAAGCGCCAGCCATGGCGGCGGCACCAAGACCACGCCGAGCGTGTTCATCGGCGGCACCAACGACAACGGCCTGGGCCTGGCGCTGCTGTACTCGGGCACGCACGGCGACGGCTGGCGCCAGAGCAACGACCACGTGAGCATCGACGACCTGATGCTCAAGGGCACCTACCGCATCTCGAAGACCGACGACATCGCCGTCGCGCTGCATCACTTCGAGGGCAGCGGACGCATGCCGGGCGGGCTGACCACGGCGCAGTTCGCGGCCAACCCGTTCCAGTCAGACCGCCCCTTCGACGAGTTCACCGGCCGCCGCACCGACGGCTCGATCCGCTACACGCACAACGACGGCGTCAACAAGTTCGAACTGCTGACCTACTACACCGACTCGTTCCGCGGCAGCCACCTCGAGCAGGAAGGCACCGGCGCGACGGCCGGCCAGCGCCGCCTGACGGCCGCGCCGCGCGACTACACGACCTTCGCGGTCGAGCCGCGCTACTCGCGCCTGTTCGATTCGGGCAGCGTGGTGCAGGAGGTGAGCGTGGGCTACCGCTACCTGAAGGAAGAGGCGTCGGAGACCGCCACGCGCAGCGCCTACTACCGCCCGCGCGCAGGCTTCGACGCCTACCGCCTGGCCAACCCGGCGTACCAGACCAGCGAAGGCGGCACGACCGCGCATGCCTTCTACATCGACGACCGCATCGACTTCGGCAACTGGACGATCACACCCGGCGTGCGCCACGAGTCGATCAGCTCGTTCAACAACGTCTACACGGTGGCGAACAACCGCATCACCGGCGCGATCTTTCCGGCGATCGATTCCGACGAGTGGCTGCCGACGCTGTCGGCGATGTACCGCCTGAACGCGCGCTGGTCGCTGTTCGCGAACGCGGGCGTGTCCTTCGGGCCGCAGCAGTACGCGCAGCTCGCGCAGTCGACCACCAACCTGCACCCCGAGAAGGCCAAGACCTACGAGCTCGGCACGCACTACAAGGGCGAAGCCTGGAGCGGCGAACTGACGCTGTTCAACATCGACTTCGACAAGGAGCTGCAGCTGGCGCGCTCCATCACCGGCGAGGTCGGCCAGTGGACCGACCTGGGCGCCACGCGCCACCGCGGGCTGGAGTCGGGGCTGCGCTACGACCTCGGCACGCTGAGCGCGTCGCTCAAGGGGCTGTCGGTGTCGGGCACCTACACATACACGCAGGCCATCTCGAAGGCCGGCGTGTTCGCGGGCCGCGACCTGCCGTTCTACTCGCGGCAGGTGGCGACGCTCGGTGCGCGCTACGAGCGCGGGCCGTGGGTCTTCAACGCCGACGTGTACGCCCAGTCGAAGCAGCGTTCGCCGGGTTCGCCGGATGCCGGCGCGGTCTACGTCACGCAGGAAGACGCGACGGGCCGGCTGGGCGACATCCCCGGCTACGCCACGATGAACCTGCGCGCGGGCTACGACTTCGGCAGGAACCTGAGCAACCTGAAGGTGGCCGTCGGTGTCAAGAACGCATTCGACCGCCGCTACTTCAACCGCTCGGTCGACAACAACGGCGGCAAGTACGTGGGCCAGCCTCGCACCCTGTACGTGCAGGCGTCGGTGGGCTTCTGA
- a CDS encoding phage holin family protein, with protein MRLLLRWLLSAAALLVVTYLYSGVQVSSFTSALIAAAVIGLLNMVVRPVLVVLTLPVTIVTFGLFLFVINALMFWAASGLLGGFVVKGFVAALIGSLIYSLLRLIIEAALGGFTKR; from the coding sequence ATGCGACTCCTCCTACGATGGCTTCTCAGCGCGGCGGCCTTGCTCGTCGTCACTTACCTCTACAGCGGCGTGCAGGTGAGCAGCTTCACCTCGGCGCTGATCGCGGCTGCGGTGATCGGCCTGCTCAACATGGTCGTGCGGCCGGTGCTGGTGGTGCTGACCCTGCCGGTCACCATCGTCACCTTCGGCCTCTTCCTCTTCGTCATCAACGCGCTGATGTTCTGGGCCGCCTCGGGCCTGCTCGGCGGCTTCGTCGTGAAGGGCTTCGTCGCGGCGCTGATCGGCTCGCTGATCTATTCGCTGCTGCGCCTGATCATCGAGGCCGCGCTGGGCGGCTTCACGAAGCGCTGA
- a CDS encoding YaeQ family protein, protein MALKSTIFKANLAVADIDHNYYADHALTLARHPSENDERMMVRLIALALNAHKLQSVCDGDGVLGFGAGLSNPDDPDVSLRDFTGRTRVWIEVGQPEDKPLLKACGKADEVLLYCFSHAAGIWWKGIENKLTRLQNLQVWRIPSETSQAVAALAQRSMQLQATIQENALMLGDGKNSIDIELQRLK, encoded by the coding sequence ATGGCCCTCAAATCCACCATCTTCAAGGCGAACCTCGCGGTCGCCGACATCGACCACAACTACTACGCCGACCACGCGCTCACGCTCGCTCGCCATCCGAGCGAGAACGACGAGCGCATGATGGTCCGGCTGATCGCGCTGGCGCTCAACGCCCACAAGCTGCAGAGCGTGTGCGACGGCGACGGCGTGCTGGGCTTCGGCGCGGGGCTGTCGAACCCGGACGACCCCGACGTGTCGCTGCGCGACTTCACCGGACGCACACGCGTCTGGATCGAGGTCGGCCAGCCGGAGGACAAGCCGCTGCTGAAGGCCTGTGGCAAGGCCGACGAGGTGCTGCTGTACTGCTTCAGCCATGCCGCGGGCATCTGGTGGAAGGGCATCGAGAACAAGCTCACGCGCTTGCAGAACCTGCAGGTGTGGCGCATTCCGAGCGAGACCTCGCAGGCGGTCGCGGCGCTGGCGCAGCGCAGCATGCAGCTTCAGGCGACGATCCAGGAAAACGCGCTGATGCTGGGTGACGGCAAGAACAGCATCGACATCGAGCTCCAGCGGCTCAAGTAA
- a CDS encoding DUF2007 domain-containing protein, whose translation MRRLAQAPNLAIATLWVHALREDGIAASVQREFLGAAAGQLPPDQCLPEIWIEDDAQFGLAQAALRDLQQRPQRRWHCGCGELVEGGFEQCWQCGAMMPAA comes from the coding sequence ATGCGCCGACTCGCCCAGGCTCCCAACCTCGCGATCGCCACGCTCTGGGTGCATGCGCTGCGCGAAGACGGCATCGCGGCCTCGGTGCAGCGCGAATTCCTCGGTGCAGCGGCCGGCCAGTTGCCGCCGGACCAATGCCTGCCCGAGATATGGATCGAGGACGATGCGCAGTTCGGGCTGGCCCAGGCCGCGCTGCGCGACCTGCAGCAGCGCCCGCAACGCCGCTGGCATTGCGGCTGCGGTGAACTGGTCGAAGGCGGCTTCGAGCAGTGCTGGCAGTGCGGCGCGATGATGCCTGCCGCGTGA
- a CDS encoding DUF3717 domain-containing protein: MAAIHITDIEAAINHWRALKPSPDGITLAPELRALAEVYALMVFHHEDEVDEVGFPAEAWAAWMAWYQTTIDTPCIAICSTSQGDDECKGCGRSFGEVQHWPAMTPAEKRQTWRRITMEDRAWRFNTYAERAREAQPPAPPDDTPT; the protein is encoded by the coding sequence ATGGCCGCCATCCACATCACCGACATCGAGGCCGCCATCAACCACTGGCGCGCGCTCAAGCCCTCGCCCGACGGCATCACGCTGGCGCCTGAATTGCGCGCGCTGGCGGAGGTCTACGCGCTCATGGTGTTCCACCACGAAGACGAGGTCGACGAAGTCGGCTTCCCCGCCGAGGCTTGGGCCGCGTGGATGGCCTGGTACCAGACCACCATCGACACGCCGTGCATCGCGATCTGCTCGACCAGCCAGGGCGACGACGAGTGCAAGGGCTGCGGCCGCAGCTTCGGCGAAGTGCAGCACTGGCCCGCCATGACGCCGGCGGAGAAGCGCCAGACCTGGCGCCGCATCACGATGGAAGACCGTGCCTGGCGCTTCAACACCTACGCCGAACGGGCGCGCGAGGCCCAGCCTCCCGCGCCGCCGGACGACACGCCGACCTGA